The region ACAGCTCGCTGACCCGGCTGCTGAACTGGGCGCAGGCCAACGGCACTTCGGTCTTGGAAGCATGTGCCCGCGCCGAACACGACGGCATTCTGGAGCGCGGCGCCGCCAAGGCTACCGAGTTCGCCGCCCTGATGGCTGCCATGAGTGAGGCCGCCGACAACTACGAGCCAGCTCCTTTCCTGCGCTTCGTGATGGAAACCAGTGGTTACCTGGACATGCTGCGCCAGGAAGGCACTGAGGGCCAGATGCGGCTGGAGAACCTGGAAGAACTGATCAGCGCGGCCGAGGAGTGGTCACAGGAAAACCAGGGCACCATCGGGGATTTTCTGGACGACGCCGCCCTGGTCGCCAGCGTGGACGACATGCGGGCGCAGCAAGAGAACAAGGGCGTGCCGGAAGATGCCGTCACCCTGATGACGCTGCACAACGCTAAGGGTCTGGAATTCCCGGTGGTGTTTATCGTGGGAGTAGAGGAGGGCCTGCTGCCCAGCCGCAATTCACTGAACGAACGCGGCGGCATTGAGGAAGAGCGGCGGCTTTTTTACGTGGGCATCACCCGCGCGATGGAGCGGCTGTTCCTGACCGCCGCCGAGAACCGGATGCAATACGGCCGCACCAACGCTGCCGAGGACAGCCGCTTCCTGGAGGAGATCGGCCAGGATTTCGAGACCTGGAATGCCTTTGGGCAGCCGGTGGATTACCGCCAGAAAAGCTGGAAGGATTTCCGTCCCAGCGCTGTGCCGCAGCCGGCCGCCGTCAAGAACACCAGCCCCTTGACCGGCGCGATGGCTTACCGGGGCGGCGAAAAGGTGCGGCATCCCAAATTTGGGGAAGGACAGGTGCTGGCGGTGGCCGGCGTGGGTGACAAGCAGGAGGTGACGGTCCACTTTGCCAGCGTGGGCAACAAGAAACTGCTGGTCAAGTTCGCCAACCTGCAGCCGGCCTGAGCCAAGCCTCCGGCGGCCCGCGCGCTAGACTCGGCCCATGCCGTTCGTCATCGTGTCGGGTCTGTCGGGAAGTGGCAAGAGTTCTCTGCTCAGGACGCTGGAAGATTCCGGCTACCTGATTACCGACAACCTGCCGCCAGCCCTGTGGCAGCACATGTACGAGCTGACGCAGGCGCAGGGCATCCTGGATGTGGCGGTCAGCACCGATGCACGCACCCGCGCTTTCCTGCATGACCTGGACGACAGCTTCGGTGGGCTGTCGCTCCGGGCGCCGGACATCCGGATGGTTTTTCTCGAAGCGGACGACGAAGTGCTGCTGCGGCGCTATAACCTCTCGCGCCGCGAACATCCCCTGGGAGAGAACCTGCTGCTGGACTTTGCCCGCGAGCGTGAGCTGCTGGCTTCGCTGCGGGCACTGGCAGATACTGTCATAGACACCACCGACCTGACGGTGCCGGAGCTGTCACAGCGGGTGGCGGGCCTGCTCAAGACTGACCAACGCTTCGAGCTGCGGCTGATGAGCTTTGGCTTCAAGCACGCACCACCCCGTGACGTGGACTTGGTACTGGATGTCCGCAGTCTGCCTAATCCCTATTACTTGCCAGAGCTGCGGCCGCTGACGGGGCTGGACCCGCAGGTGGCCGCTCACGTTTTTGCTACCCAGGACGCCGAAGAGTTTTATCAGCAGCTCAAGACATTTGTGGCAGCTGCGGCCGAGCGGGCTGAGCGGACCGGCCGGCATGGCTACTCGGTGGGTATCGGTTGCACCGGCGGGCAGCACCGCTCAGTGGCTGTCACCGAGCGGCTGGCCCGCGAGCTGACCGACCTGAACCCTGAATTGATTCTGCACCGGGATATGCCCAGTGTTGTGGAGGCGCCGTTGGGTGAGGGTGCTGGGGGGACTGTCCCATGAGGCAAAACCGCTTGCCGGGTCTCCCGGCCCGGCCTCCCGAGCCAGTAGGCAATCCGGCTCGAAACGGCCCGCAGAAAATGGCCGGTTCTGCCGGCTGGCTTGACCGCCTGCGCCGCTGGATGACCCCGGGGTTGCGCGTCAAGCGCTGGATGTTCCTGTTTGTGCTGGCGTCGGTCCTGGGAGCATTCGGGCTGCTGGCTTTTGCCTGGATGGGCCCTCTGCGTGGCGTGATTTCTGGAACGATCTATCAGCTGCAGCTCTGGCTGCTGCCGGGGATTTCCCTGCCGTGGGTGTTGGGGCTGGTGCTGCTGCTGGCTGCGCTGCTGCTGGGCGGCTACAGCATCCTGCAAATGAATCGTACCCTACTTAGGGCCGCCGGGATGGAGCCACGCCACGCAGCGCAGGAAATGTATGTACAGCACGCTCTGAGCCGTGGACCGAGAATCGTGGCGGTCGGTGGCGGCACTGGCCTCTCCAATCTGCTACGGGGGCTCAAATACTACAGCAGTAACCTGACCGCTGTGGTCACCGTAGCGGATGATGGGGGCTCCAGCGGACAACTCCGCCAGAGCCTGAACATGATCGCCCCCGGTGACTTGACTGATTGCTACGCTGCGCTGTCCACGCACCCGGCGCTCAGTCAGCTGTTACTCCACCGTTTCGGGCGTGGTGAGGGCTTAGAAGGGCATACCTTTGGGAACCTGCTGCTGGCCACCCTCAGCGAAGAACGTGGTGGCCTGGCGCCGGCCCTGGGTGACCTGCACGAGATTTTGCAGATGCAGGGCAAGGTTTATCCAGCGACCACGGTGCCAACTACTCTGGTAGCCCAGCTCAGTGACGGCCGGCGGGTCCGGGGAGAAAGTCGGCTGGCAGATGAACTGGGTGCGGCCACAGTGCAGCAGGTCATGCTGGATCCCCCAGACCTTCCCGCAGTCCCAGAAGTGCTGGCCGCTATCGCAGAAGCGGAACTGATTGTGCTGGGGCCAGGAAGCCTTTTCACCAGTATTCTGCCGGCCTTGCTGGTGCCTGGAGTGGGCGAAGCACTCCGACGTTCTCCTGCTCCGTTTGTCTATGTAGCCAGTCTGATGACCGAACCCGGCGAGACTGATGGACTCAGTCTGAGTGATCATTTCCAGGTGATTGCCAGGCATCTGGGCCGGGCGCCCGACTGGCTGCTGCTGAATGATCAGCCCTTACTGCCCGGTATGACAGAGCACTATGCCCGAGAAGGTGCCGAACCGTTAGCACTTGGGAGCCGTCAGCAGTATCTGCAAAGCCGCCTACGTTATGCCCCTTTACTAGATAAGCAAGCAGCTCCCCTGGTCAACCACAACCCAGAATTACTCTCTAAAGCCTTGATGCAGCTTTACAGTGAGGCTGTCCAGCAGCAACGACAAGAGGAACCTTTCCGCAGAAGATAGAGGTTCCAAGAATAAAAAAAGCCCCCATTTCTGGGGGACTTTTTTATGGAAGTGAGGCTTAGAAGAACAGCTTGAAGCCGGCGCGGGCACCGAAGCCCAGGCCCTTGCCGTCGCCGCCAGCGGAGGTCTGAGCCACGCTGGTGTTGCCGCTGAAGAAGTACTTGCCATTGGCTTCAGCGAACACGCCTACATTAGGGGTCACCTTGATGTCAGCGCCGCCCAGCAGGTTACCGTAGATGTCGGTGGAGTTCTTGACGGTGTTGCTGTTGGCAGGGGTGCCGGCCTTGTTGGCGTACACCACACCTACACCAGCGCCGGCGTAAGGCTGAACCGCACCAAAGTCGAAGCCAGTGGTGGCGTTCACGTCAGCAGCGATGGCATTATCGCGACCGGGGATGTATTCCACGTTCACGCGGCCACCCACCGGGCCGTACAGGTTGCTGCTGCCCACGGTACCGAAGAAGCTACCGCAGTAGTTCACGCGATCATTGGCTTTGTTAGCGTTGGTGTTGTTCTTGCCCAGGCTGACATTACCCAGAGTGTTCATGCAGCCTTCGGTCTTGGTAGGGGTGTAGTTGGTGCTGTTGGGGTAGTAACCGCCACCAATGCCCACGTACATGTTCTTGGTTGCAGGGGTCACGGTGGTGTCGGGGGTACCGATCACGATGTCACCGTTATCGGTGTTATCGCTGGGCACCACAGGAGCCGGGGTCACAGGAGCAGGAGCGGTGGCGTTAGCACCTTCCAGCTGAGCGATACGGGCTTCCAGAGCGTCAATGCGGCTCATCAGAGCGCTGTTGTCGCCGGTGTTGCCCATATTGTTGATAGCGGATTCGATCGAATCCAGACGGGCCTGCTGCTCAACGGTCAGGCGTTCCACATCGGTCAGGCGGCTGCTGATGGCGGCCAGCTCGGTGCTGACTTCCTGCATGCCACGGGTGATGACCAGCAGATCCTGGTCGCTGACGTTGGAGTTGCTCAGCGCGCCGCTCTGCAGCAGACGGTGGAAAATCATGGCAGCCTGGTAACGGGTCAGGTTTTCGTTGCCACGGAATGTGCCGTCAGGGAAGCCCTGGATCAGACCGGCCTTGACGATAGCTTCGACGGCGTCGCGGGCCCAGTGACCGGCAGGCACGTCGGTCAGCACCACGGAGCCGCTCACAGGAGCAGCAGTGGTGGTCGTGGTGGGAGCAACGTACTGGGTGTTATCGGCATAGCCGCCACCGGCCTGGGCGCCAGCAGCACCAACGGTCATGGCCAGGGTGGCCGCAATAATGGTTTTACGCATAACTTTCTCCTTGTGCACAGCCGGTTTGGAAGTATCGTTACTTGCCAGCCCGGCCGGTGCCTAAGCAGTACCCTAAAGCGGCATTCTCATGGGAACGTGAGAAATAAACTTAAATCCTCAAAAGGTAAGGTCCTGCTCAGTGCATGGCACCGTATAGGGTCGTCTCACTGCACCTCTAGTATAGCATCCCTTAAGCCCCCAGGAAAATACTTGCGCACCTTCCCCTATCTTGGGGAATTGACAGCAAAGCATCAGCTGGCCGTCAGCTTTAAAAAAGTTCCGGATCACACAACAAACTCTGCTCTGTTATTCCTGTTCCGTTCCGCTGGCGAAGAGTTGACCCTCCTGACTGGAAAGCGCAATCCGGGCCAGCGGCAGGGTGGCCGGCCCGAAGACCGCCTCACCGGCCTTGAGAGGATCAAACACTGAGTAGTGGCAAGGGCAACCCAGCTGTGGATGCTGCCCTTCGGGTGTGCGGTAGTTGTAGGCTAGTGCCAGAATTTCCAGGTCGCGCACCACCACCACCGGGCAGCCCTGGTGAGTGCAGCGCCGCGAGAAAGCAGCGAAATGCTGGTCCCCAATGCTGAGCCCGCCCAGGGTCGGTTTTGGAAGCCGTAAGAGGACCGCCGGTGCGCCCTGATAGGTGAATTCCAGGCTGTCCCAGTCGGCTGCCAGATCGCTGACGCGGGCAATAGCCTGACGCGAGCCGGCCACGAAAGCCGGTTCTCCAGGCGTCTTCTTGCGGGTCAGGATGCGGCCGGCGCGCAGCCCCAGCCAGCCGAACGTGCCCAGGGTCCCGGCCACCGGCACTGCCCACCAATAACTGAGCAGGGTGCGTCGGCTGATCTGCCGGAAGCGGCGGGGCGGTTCTGGAGCTGGAGGGGGAGAAGCCGCCTCGCTCATGGCTGCCCCGCTCCCGCCTGCCCCTGGGACGGCGCTGCATTCGAAGAGGGCACTTCCGCGGGCTGGCCGCTGCGGTCTTTGCCGTTGCCACTCAAGCTGCCGGCGCTTTCGTTGTTGCCCTGGTCCCGAGGATCGCGGGCTGGGCTGGCCGGATTGCCGGCTGGGGCGCTCTTGTCCTGGCCCCCCGGCTGCCACTCGGCCAGTAGGTCCAGCAGAACGTCCAGCTTCTTGCCCTTGAGT is a window of Deinococcus sp. Marseille-Q6407 DNA encoding:
- the yvcK gene encoding uridine diphosphate-N-acetylglucosamine-binding protein YvcK; protein product: MAGSAGWLDRLRRWMTPGLRVKRWMFLFVLASVLGAFGLLAFAWMGPLRGVISGTIYQLQLWLLPGISLPWVLGLVLLLAALLLGGYSILQMNRTLLRAAGMEPRHAAQEMYVQHALSRGPRIVAVGGGTGLSNLLRGLKYYSSNLTAVVTVADDGGSSGQLRQSLNMIAPGDLTDCYAALSTHPALSQLLLHRFGRGEGLEGHTFGNLLLATLSEERGGLAPALGDLHEILQMQGKVYPATTVPTTLVAQLSDGRRVRGESRLADELGAATVQQVMLDPPDLPAVPEVLAAIAEAELIVLGPGSLFTSILPALLVPGVGEALRRSPAPFVYVASLMTEPGETDGLSLSDHFQVIARHLGRAPDWLLLNDQPLLPGMTEHYAREGAEPLALGSRQQYLQSRLRYAPLLDKQAAPLVNHNPELLSKALMQLYSEAVQQQRQEEPFRRR
- the rapZ gene encoding RNase adapter RapZ; this translates as MPFVIVSGLSGSGKSSLLRTLEDSGYLITDNLPPALWQHMYELTQAQGILDVAVSTDARTRAFLHDLDDSFGGLSLRAPDIRMVFLEADDEVLLRRYNLSRREHPLGENLLLDFARERELLASLRALADTVIDTTDLTVPELSQRVAGLLKTDQRFELRLMSFGFKHAPPRDVDLVLDVRSLPNPYYLPELRPLTGLDPQVAAHVFATQDAEEFYQQLKTFVAAAAERAERTGRHGYSVGIGCTGGQHRSVAVTERLARELTDLNPELILHRDMPSVVEAPLGEGAGGTVP
- a CDS encoding outer membrane protein, yielding MRKTIIAATLAMTVGAAGAQAGGGYADNTQYVAPTTTTTAAPVSGSVVLTDVPAGHWARDAVEAIVKAGLIQGFPDGTFRGNENLTRYQAAMIFHRLLQSGALSNSNVSDQDLLVITRGMQEVSTELAAISSRLTDVERLTVEQQARLDSIESAINNMGNTGDNSALMSRIDALEARIAQLEGANATAPAPVTPAPVVPSDNTDNGDIVIGTPDTTVTPATKNMYVGIGGGYYPNSTNYTPTKTEGCMNTLGNVSLGKNNTNANKANDRVNYCGSFFGTVGSSNLYGPVGGRVNVEYIPGRDNAIAADVNATTGFDFGAVQPYAGAGVGVVYANKAGTPANSNTVKNSTDIYGNLLGGADIKVTPNVGVFAEANGKYFFSGNTSVAQTSAGGDGKGLGFGARAGFKLFF
- a CDS encoding Rieske 2Fe-2S domain-containing protein, whose amino-acid sequence is MSEAASPPPAPEPPRRFRQISRRTLLSYWWAVPVAGTLGTFGWLGLRAGRILTRKKTPGEPAFVAGSRQAIARVSDLAADWDSLEFTYQGAPAVLLRLPKPTLGGLSIGDQHFAAFSRRCTHQGCPVVVVRDLEILALAYNYRTPEGQHPQLGCPCHYSVFDPLKAGEAVFGPATLPLARIALSSQEGQLFASGTEQE